From Microbacterium sp. LWH11-1.2, one genomic window encodes:
- a CDS encoding ammonium transporter, whose amino-acid sequence MDAPGNISWAITATALVLLMTPGVAFFYGGLVKAKSVVSMMMMSFGSIGLVAVLWILFGFSMSAVDSPTAFAGNPFADFGLSSLASGEGSNVALLGVAYGATFAIITVALISGAIADRAKFGSWLIFAGVFATVGYFPVAAWVWGGGWIMNLGTTLFGEDSGIGVIDYAGGTAVHINAGAAALALAIVLGKRIGFQKGILKPHNVPLTLLGAALLWFGWFGFNAGAEWLAEDMGGVGLIGLNTLGATAAAILGWILIEKIKDGKPTSVGAASGAVAGLVAITPACANLTPGWSLLLGAVAGIVCALAVELKFRLGFDDSLDVVGIHLVGGLIGTLYLGFFATGTGLFVGGDARQLAVQVIAALGVLIYSFVVAFIIGFAIEKTIGFRVTNEDEIAGVDQVVHGEEGYALADA is encoded by the coding sequence ATGGATGCTCCCGGCAACATCTCGTGGGCGATCACCGCGACAGCGCTGGTCCTGCTCATGACGCCTGGCGTCGCCTTCTTCTACGGCGGTCTCGTCAAGGCGAAGAGCGTCGTCAGCATGATGATGATGAGCTTCGGCTCGATCGGCCTTGTCGCCGTGCTGTGGATTCTCTTCGGCTTCTCCATGAGCGCCGTCGACAGTCCGACCGCCTTCGCCGGCAACCCCTTCGCCGACTTCGGGCTCTCGAGCCTGGCCTCGGGTGAGGGATCGAACGTCGCCCTTCTCGGTGTCGCCTACGGCGCGACGTTCGCGATCATCACGGTCGCCCTGATCTCCGGCGCCATCGCCGACCGCGCGAAGTTCGGCAGCTGGCTGATCTTCGCCGGTGTCTTCGCCACCGTCGGCTACTTCCCCGTCGCCGCCTGGGTCTGGGGCGGTGGCTGGATCATGAACCTCGGCACCACCCTGTTCGGTGAGGACAGCGGCATCGGCGTCATCGACTACGCCGGTGGTACCGCCGTGCACATCAACGCGGGTGCTGCGGCCCTCGCTCTCGCCATCGTCCTCGGAAAGCGCATCGGCTTCCAGAAGGGCATCCTCAAGCCGCACAACGTGCCGCTGACGCTGCTCGGCGCTGCGCTGCTGTGGTTCGGCTGGTTCGGCTTCAACGCCGGTGCGGAGTGGCTCGCCGAGGACATGGGCGGTGTCGGACTCATCGGTCTCAACACGCTCGGCGCCACGGCTGCTGCCATCCTCGGCTGGATCCTGATCGAGAAGATCAAGGACGGAAAGCCCACCTCGGTCGGCGCCGCATCCGGTGCGGTCGCCGGTCTCGTCGCCATCACCCCGGCGTGCGCCAACCTGACGCCCGGCTGGTCGCTCCTGCTCGGCGCCGTCGCCGGTATCGTCTGCGCTCTCGCGGTCGAGCTGAAGTTCCGCCTCGGTTTCGACGACTCGCTCGACGTGGTCGGCATCCACCTCGTCGGCGGCCTGATCGGAACCCTGTACCTGGGCTTCTTCGCCACCGGCACCGGCCTGTTCGTCGGCGGCGACGCCCGCCAGCTCGCCGTCCAGGTGATCGCCGCTCTGGGTGTGCTCATCTACTCCTTCGTCGTCGCCTTCATCATCGGCTTCGCGATCGAGAAGACGATCGGCTTCCGCGTCACGAACGAAGACGAGATCGCCGGTGTGGACCAGGTCGTGCACGGCGAGGAGGGCTACGCTCTCGCGGACGCATGA
- a CDS encoding type II toxin-antitoxin system PemK/MazF family toxin: protein MSNTDGILATLAQILQKLLGSDRASRTEHRPRRPVARLRPSSGARGPVDSPQDRGSAGGTATIRIDPERIEDLLVAYAPERDGAPDAGEIVWTWVPYEENDGRGKDRPVLVIGRASADRVYAVRMTSRAHDGDRDFLTIGAGSWDSQGRESWVDIEQLYSVHEHGLRREAAVLDRRIYDRVASALTRRYGWAAAG from the coding sequence GTGAGCAATACCGACGGCATCCTGGCGACACTCGCGCAGATCCTGCAGAAGCTGCTGGGGTCGGACCGGGCGTCTCGGACAGAACATCGTCCGAGGCGCCCGGTCGCGCGTCTGCGGCCCTCCTCCGGAGCGCGGGGGCCGGTCGATTCGCCGCAGGACCGGGGGAGCGCAGGGGGCACTGCCACCATCCGGATCGACCCGGAGCGCATCGAGGATCTGCTCGTCGCCTACGCTCCCGAACGCGACGGAGCCCCGGACGCCGGCGAGATCGTCTGGACCTGGGTGCCCTATGAGGAGAACGACGGTCGAGGCAAGGACCGACCGGTGCTCGTCATCGGGCGCGCCTCGGCGGATCGCGTGTACGCCGTGCGCATGACCAGTCGGGCCCACGACGGCGACCGCGACTTCCTCACGATCGGCGCCGGCTCCTGGGACTCGCAGGGACGCGAGTCCTGGGTCGACATCGAGCAGCTGTACAGCGTGCACGAGCACGGCCTGCGGCGCGAGGCGGCCGTGCTCGATCGCCGGATCTACGACAGGGTCGCGAGCGCGCTCACACGCCGCTACGGCTGGGCTGCAGCGGGCTGA
- a CDS encoding DUF1611 domain-containing protein has translation MSHPSLPVASSDSSAHSWSEPQLPTGTTAVIYCEGQFGEQDGKTANGLVRHSEKYEILSVIDSTHAGADAGMLLDGTAVGIPVLDGLTAAIAHAGHVPDYLICGVAPADGLLSPGQRTVLLDGIARGMHIINGLHEFLTDDAEFVAASLLAGVTITDIRRPKEKKDLHLFSGRIFDVTCPRIAILGTDGAIGKRTTATLLVRALNEHGIHAVMVGTGQTTIIQGGKYGVALDALVPQFCSGEVENQVVAAFEGEDPDVIIVEGQGALSHPAYITSAHILRGSQPAGVIVQHAPGRESLGDFPMVAMPTVESEVALIEAFADTRVIGITVNHENLSEAQLSASIDEIELSLGLPATDPLTRPLTELVEMVLQAFPSLSPLQPSRSGV, from the coding sequence ATGTCTCACCCATCCCTGCCCGTTGCTTCGAGCGATTCCTCCGCCCATTCCTGGTCGGAGCCGCAGCTCCCCACGGGCACGACCGCAGTCATCTACTGCGAGGGCCAGTTCGGCGAGCAGGACGGCAAGACGGCCAACGGGCTCGTCCGCCACTCCGAGAAGTACGAGATCCTCAGCGTCATCGACAGCACGCACGCAGGGGCGGATGCCGGGATGCTGCTCGACGGCACGGCGGTCGGGATCCCGGTCCTCGACGGCCTCACCGCCGCGATCGCTCACGCCGGACACGTTCCCGACTACCTCATCTGCGGCGTCGCGCCCGCCGACGGCCTGCTCTCGCCCGGGCAGCGCACCGTGCTGCTGGATGGGATCGCGCGCGGGATGCACATCATCAACGGCCTGCACGAGTTCTTGACGGATGACGCGGAGTTCGTCGCGGCGAGCCTGCTCGCCGGTGTCACCATCACCGACATCCGCCGCCCCAAGGAGAAGAAGGATCTGCACCTCTTCTCGGGGCGCATCTTCGATGTCACGTGCCCCCGGATCGCCATCCTCGGAACCGATGGAGCGATCGGCAAGCGCACGACCGCGACCCTGCTGGTGCGCGCGCTGAACGAGCATGGCATCCATGCCGTGATGGTCGGCACGGGGCAGACCACGATCATCCAGGGCGGGAAGTACGGGGTGGCGCTGGACGCCCTCGTCCCCCAGTTCTGCTCGGGCGAGGTCGAGAACCAGGTCGTCGCCGCGTTCGAGGGCGAAGACCCCGACGTGATCATCGTCGAGGGCCAGGGAGCGCTCAGCCACCCGGCGTACATCACCTCCGCGCACATCCTCCGCGGCAGCCAGCCGGCGGGCGTCATCGTGCAGCACGCCCCCGGCCGCGAGAGCCTCGGGGACTTCCCGATGGTCGCGATGCCCACCGTGGAGAGCGAGGTCGCGCTCATCGAGGCCTTCGCCGACACCAGGGTCATCGGGATCACCGTCAACCACGAGAACCTCTCCGAGGCTCAGCTCAGCGCGTCGATCGACGAGATCGAACTGAGCCTGGGACTCCCCGCCACCGACCCGCTGACGCGCCCGCTGACAGAGCTCGTCGAGATGGTCCTGCAGGCGTTCCCGTCGCTCAGCCCGCTGCAGCCCAGCCGTAGCGGCGTGTGA
- a CDS encoding SPW repeat protein: MRFIPTKVHGILDYIVGVALIAAPWLFGFAGMGGPAVVIPIVLGVGLIVYSLFTKYEWGPFGFIPMPVHLVFDIVASLFLALSPWIFGFSGEALNVWLPHVVVGAAVIVVVLFSQPQPETARGRAATA, from the coding sequence ATGCGTTTCATTCCCACCAAGGTCCACGGAATCCTCGACTACATCGTCGGTGTGGCTCTCATCGCTGCGCCGTGGCTCTTCGGATTCGCCGGCATGGGCGGCCCTGCCGTCGTCATCCCGATCGTGCTCGGAGTCGGCCTGATCGTCTACAGCCTGTTCACCAAGTACGAGTGGGGCCCCTTCGGGTTCATCCCGATGCCGGTCCACCTCGTGTTCGACATCGTCGCGAGCCTGTTCCTCGCCCTGTCGCCGTGGATCTTCGGGTTCTCCGGTGAAGCGCTGAACGTCTGGCTGCCGCACGTCGTCGTCGGCGCCGCGGTCATCGTGGTCGTGCTGTTCTCGCAGCCGCAGCCGGAGACCGCTCGCGGCCGTGCCGCCACGGCCTGA
- a CDS encoding GIY-YIG nuclease family protein yields the protein MPSSHDLPGPCHLCGGRTGARLGSAWICGTCGWRYGDVPDSDLPLPQIEVVYYLRYDRRVKIGTSRRPRQRLASIRHDELLAFERGGRPVEQHRHREYAAQREGGEWFTLDDELRAHIARLRSIGDPWELYARWLSEALRA from the coding sequence GTGCCGTCGAGTCATGACCTGCCCGGTCCCTGCCACCTCTGCGGAGGCCGCACAGGGGCGCGCCTCGGCAGCGCCTGGATCTGCGGCACCTGCGGCTGGCGGTACGGCGATGTTCCCGACAGCGATCTGCCGCTGCCTCAGATCGAGGTGGTCTATTACCTGCGATACGACCGGCGCGTGAAGATCGGCACGAGTCGACGCCCTCGGCAGCGCCTCGCGAGCATCCGACATGACGAGCTCCTCGCCTTCGAGCGAGGCGGCCGGCCGGTCGAACAGCATCGGCACCGCGAGTATGCGGCGCAGCGCGAAGGCGGTGAGTGGTTCACGCTCGACGATGAGCTGCGTGCCCACATCGCGCGTCTCCGCAGCATCGGCGACCCCTGGGAGCTCTACGCGCGATGGCTCAGCGAGGCTCTCCGGGCGTGA
- a CDS encoding PQQ-dependent sugar dehydrogenase: MTTTGRRCIGAGVAASAVLALVACTSEPAPRPPSATSAAPSSVEPEEVTVVAQDLDAPWSIAFRDDVALISERDSARILELSDDGEAREVAVIDGVAPRGEGGLLGIAVHEDYLYVYLTGADENRIERFELTGSAGDLALGRAETVISGMDAAGNHNGGRIAFGPDGMLYATVGDAGDPSSAQDLDSLSGKILRLTPEGEIPADNPFDGSPVYSYGHRNPQGLAWDDDGVLYASEFGQDTWDELNVIEAGGNYGWPEVEGFADREGFIDPVQQWSPDVASPSGIAVANGAVVVANLRGERLREIPLEALGTASEHLVGEYGRLRDVVLAPDGTLWVLTNNTDGRGQPAAGDDRVISVPIG, from the coding sequence ATGACGACCACGGGCAGACGATGCATCGGCGCGGGCGTGGCGGCATCCGCTGTCCTCGCACTGGTGGCCTGCACGAGCGAGCCAGCCCCGCGTCCGCCCTCCGCGACGAGCGCAGCGCCGTCGTCGGTGGAACCGGAGGAGGTGACGGTCGTGGCGCAGGACCTCGACGCGCCGTGGTCCATCGCCTTCCGTGATGATGTGGCGCTGATCAGCGAACGCGACTCCGCCCGCATCCTCGAGCTCTCCGACGACGGCGAGGCTCGGGAGGTCGCGGTCATCGACGGTGTCGCGCCGCGGGGAGAGGGCGGACTTCTGGGGATCGCCGTCCATGAGGACTACCTGTACGTCTATCTCACGGGTGCCGACGAGAACCGCATCGAGCGCTTCGAGCTGACCGGGTCGGCCGGTGACCTCGCGTTGGGACGGGCGGAGACCGTCATCTCCGGAATGGATGCCGCCGGCAACCACAACGGCGGACGCATCGCGTTCGGTCCCGACGGGATGCTCTACGCGACCGTGGGCGACGCGGGGGACCCCTCGAGCGCGCAGGATCTCGACTCCCTCTCGGGAAAGATCCTGCGCCTCACGCCGGAGGGGGAGATCCCCGCGGACAACCCCTTCGACGGCTCACCTGTCTACAGCTACGGGCATCGGAATCCGCAGGGTCTCGCGTGGGACGACGACGGCGTGCTGTACGCGAGCGAGTTCGGTCAGGACACCTGGGACGAGCTGAACGTCATCGAGGCGGGCGGCAACTACGGCTGGCCCGAGGTCGAGGGCTTCGCCGACCGCGAGGGGTTCATCGACCCGGTGCAGCAGTGGAGCCCCGATGTCGCCAGCCCGAGTGGGATCGCCGTCGCCAACGGTGCCGTCGTGGTCGCGAACCTGCGCGGCGAGAGGCTCCGCGAGATTCCCCTGGAGGCTCTCGGAACCGCGAGCGAGCACCTCGTCGGCGAGTACGGGCGTCTGCGCGACGTCGTGCTCGCGCCGGACGGCACGCTGTGGGTGCTGACGAACAACACCGACGGGCGCGGGCAGCCGGCTGCGGGAGACGACCGCGTGATCAGCGTTCCGATCGGCTGA
- a CDS encoding Pr6Pr family membrane protein: protein MAVQFFAVTIPQGHSVINFFCYFTNLSNIMISIVFIVSALRLLSGRRDPSETDVAIRGGAVVYIVFVGVVFNTILADTDLGQLIPWVNVVLHMIVPVAGLVDWLIWAPRHRLSFRVALWWMVWPAVYAVFSVARGAIDGFYPYPFFNPAASGGYGGVALWCVVLVIAFFVLAVLVRWSGNLRHRAEKAAL, encoded by the coding sequence GTGGCCGTGCAGTTCTTCGCGGTGACGATCCCCCAGGGCCACAGCGTCATCAACTTCTTCTGCTACTTCACGAATCTCTCGAACATTATGATCTCGATCGTGTTCATCGTGAGCGCGCTCCGACTGCTGTCCGGCCGCCGAGACCCGTCGGAGACCGACGTCGCGATCCGCGGAGGCGCCGTCGTCTACATCGTGTTCGTCGGGGTCGTGTTCAACACGATCCTCGCCGACACCGACCTCGGCCAGCTCATCCCCTGGGTCAACGTCGTCCTGCACATGATCGTGCCCGTCGCCGGCCTGGTCGACTGGCTCATCTGGGCTCCTCGTCACCGGCTGTCGTTCCGAGTCGCGCTGTGGTGGATGGTCTGGCCTGCGGTCTACGCCGTCTTCTCGGTCGCGCGCGGCGCGATCGACGGGTTCTATCCCTATCCGTTCTTCAACCCGGCGGCGTCGGGCGGTTACGGCGGCGTCGCGCTGTGGTGCGTGGTGCTCGTGATCGCGTTCTTCGTGCTCGCCGTCCTGGTGCGCTGGTCGGGCAATCTGCGGCATCGTGCAGAGAAGGCCGCGCTCTGA
- a CDS encoding BLUF domain-containing protein, protein MSTDDTTLLSLVYTSKAAAPFRETALTHLLEQARSLNGARDITGMLLYRGERFIQVLEGPAHVVRRLARTIGQDARHQDMRILMEEPIEERQFEDWTMGYRTLQGDRDHAPAGFRDSFADLEDADERSTTLRALAELSLWFRVRAGQTVDA, encoded by the coding sequence GTGAGCACGGACGACACCACGCTTCTCTCGCTCGTCTATACGAGCAAGGCCGCTGCGCCCTTCCGGGAGACGGCTCTCACGCACCTGCTCGAGCAGGCCAGGAGCCTCAACGGTGCACGCGACATCACCGGGATGCTGCTGTACCGAGGCGAGCGATTCATCCAGGTGCTCGAGGGTCCTGCCCATGTCGTGCGCCGACTGGCTCGCACGATCGGCCAGGACGCGCGTCATCAAGATATGCGGATCCTGATGGAGGAGCCGATCGAGGAACGGCAGTTCGAGGATTGGACGATGGGCTACCGCACCCTCCAGGGTGATCGCGATCATGCCCCGGCGGGGTTCCGCGATTCCTTCGCCGACCTCGAGGATGCCGACGAGAGATCGACCACGCTTCGCGCGCTGGCCGAGCTCAGCCTGTGGTTCCGGGTACGTGCGGGTCAGACCGTCGACGCCTGA
- a CDS encoding FAD-dependent oxidoreductase, whose translation MSIMRPWEMHDTVVIGAGVIGASIGYHLAARGAAVTVVDAGLPASGATRHSFAWISSTGGADGPAFGLRDLSVQDWRRLGEEIPGLGLVWSGALTWGEEFGRAEAIEPPIDVEPRLADLPSSARFSPDEGWIDPVRATEQLIEAARHRGAQIRLGAPVLRLIRGEVAGVIGVDLGHVVLGATNVIVAAGTGSAALCSSVGVSLPLPAAPAVMVRLWAEPGLIGHIVANDEFEARQSPDGTILMPRGYAGEDSAESLLATGETARRLLIDSFEGADDVRLLSAEVGWRPMTSDGEPAVGATRIPGLHVAVAHPGICLAATIGSLVADELTTSVAAPELARFRPTRFDGRLRAPQASTV comes from the coding sequence ATGAGCATCATGCGCCCCTGGGAGATGCACGATACGGTCGTGATCGGTGCCGGCGTGATCGGGGCATCGATCGGCTACCACCTCGCTGCACGCGGAGCGGCGGTGACCGTTGTCGATGCGGGTCTTCCCGCGTCCGGCGCGACCCGGCACTCGTTCGCCTGGATCAGCAGCACCGGGGGCGCGGATGGGCCGGCCTTCGGGCTCAGGGATCTCTCGGTGCAGGACTGGAGACGCCTCGGCGAGGAGATCCCGGGACTCGGGCTGGTCTGGTCCGGAGCGCTCACCTGGGGTGAGGAGTTCGGGCGCGCAGAGGCGATCGAGCCGCCGATCGACGTCGAGCCACGGCTCGCTGATCTTCCCTCGTCCGCTCGGTTCAGCCCCGACGAGGGATGGATCGATCCCGTCCGCGCGACGGAACAGCTGATCGAGGCCGCCCGACATCGCGGGGCGCAGATCCGGCTCGGAGCGCCCGTGCTGCGACTGATCCGTGGCGAGGTCGCGGGCGTAATCGGCGTCGACCTCGGCCACGTCGTGCTGGGAGCGACGAACGTCATCGTGGCTGCCGGGACCGGATCGGCCGCGCTCTGCAGCTCGGTCGGCGTCAGCCTTCCCCTGCCGGCGGCTCCCGCGGTCATGGTTCGCCTCTGGGCAGAGCCGGGACTCATCGGGCACATCGTCGCGAACGACGAGTTCGAGGCCAGGCAGAGCCCGGACGGCACGATCCTGATGCCGCGTGGCTACGCCGGCGAGGACTCGGCCGAATCGCTGCTGGCCACGGGCGAGACCGCCCGACGACTGCTGATCGATTCGTTCGAGGGCGCAGACGACGTCCGTCTGCTCAGTGCAGAGGTCGGCTGGCGCCCGATGACGAGCGACGGAGAGCCCGCCGTCGGCGCCACCCGCATCCCGGGGCTTCACGTCGCCGTCGCGCACCCCGGCATCTGCCTCGCCGCCACGATCGGAAGTCTCGTCGCAGACGAGCTCACGACCTCCGTTGCTGCGCCCGAGTTGGCGCGCTTCCGTCCCACGCGGTTCGACGGACGGCTGCGGGCGCCTCAGGCGTCGACGGTCTGA
- a CDS encoding deoxyribodipyrimidine photo-lyase, producing the protein MSSPSIVWFRDDLRLADNPALRAALDLGEPIIALFVLDEESDGIRALGGASRWWLHHSLASLAERLQERGAELILRRGAADRIVRDLVADSGAGAVFWNRRYGGPERDVDAGIKSALREEGVTVASFAASLLHEPWTVTTGGGTHYSVFTPFWRACLALPAPRAPLPEPREVRGATPVPASDALDDWELLPTAPDWAAGLRETWEPGEPAARRRLREFLESDLPDYDSARDQPSAGATSLLSPRLRWGELSPFTVWHEAVGVDRAGRFLSELGWREFAWHTLYHSPDLATKNLRREYDAFPWPPLDPSQLDAWQHGETGVPLVDAGMRELWHTGYMHNRVRMVTASFLVKNLLIDWRLGEEWFWDTLVDADDASNPFNWQWVAGSGADAAPYFRVFNPELQAKKFDPQGLYVAQWASDAPTEPIVDLGETRKAALAAYDEVKRGSRSER; encoded by the coding sequence ATGTCCTCTCCCTCGATCGTCTGGTTCCGCGACGACCTTCGACTGGCCGACAATCCTGCCCTGCGCGCCGCGCTCGATCTCGGTGAGCCGATCATCGCGCTGTTCGTCCTCGACGAGGAGTCCGACGGCATCCGTGCCCTCGGCGGCGCCTCGCGCTGGTGGCTGCATCATTCGCTCGCCTCGCTCGCGGAACGTCTGCAGGAGCGTGGAGCAGAACTGATCCTGCGGCGGGGCGCGGCCGACCGCATCGTCCGTGACCTGGTCGCGGATTCCGGGGCCGGTGCCGTGTTCTGGAACCGCAGATACGGCGGTCCCGAACGGGATGTCGATGCCGGCATCAAATCGGCCCTGCGCGAAGAGGGCGTGACGGTCGCCTCCTTCGCCGCGTCGCTGCTGCATGAGCCATGGACCGTCACGACGGGCGGTGGCACGCACTACTCGGTGTTCACGCCGTTCTGGCGCGCGTGCCTCGCGCTCCCCGCGCCCCGTGCCCCGCTTCCGGAACCGCGGGAGGTTCGCGGCGCGACGCCGGTCCCGGCATCCGACGCTCTCGACGACTGGGAGCTCCTGCCCACGGCGCCGGACTGGGCGGCGGGCCTTCGCGAGACGTGGGAGCCGGGTGAGCCGGCCGCGCGCCGGCGATTGAGGGAGTTCCTCGAGAGCGACCTTCCCGATTACGACAGCGCCCGCGACCAGCCGTCGGCCGGCGCCACGTCGCTTCTGTCGCCGCGTCTGCGCTGGGGCGAGCTGAGCCCTTTCACGGTCTGGCATGAGGCGGTCGGCGTCGACAGAGCTGGCCGCTTCCTCTCGGAGCTCGGCTGGCGGGAGTTCGCCTGGCACACGCTGTACCACTCGCCGGATCTCGCGACGAAGAATCTGCGGCGCGAATACGACGCGTTCCCCTGGCCGCCGCTCGATCCGTCGCAGCTCGACGCCTGGCAGCACGGCGAGACCGGGGTACCGCTGGTGGATGCCGGCATGCGCGAGCTCTGGCACACGGGCTACATGCACAACCGGGTGCGAATGGTGACGGCCTCGTTCCTCGTGAAGAACCTGCTGATCGACTGGCGGCTCGGCGAGGAATGGTTCTGGGACACGCTCGTCGACGCCGACGACGCCAGTAACCCCTTCAACTGGCAGTGGGTCGCAGGGTCCGGGGCAGATGCTGCGCCGTACTTCCGCGTGTTCAACCCCGAGCTGCAGGCGAAGAAGTTCGACCCCCAGGGGCTCTACGTCGCACAGTGGGCATCGGATGCCCCGACCGAGCCGATCGTCGACCTCGGCGAGACCCGCAAGGCCGCGCTCGCCGCCTATGACGAGGTCAAGCGCGGGTCGCGAAGCGAGAGATGA
- a CDS encoding DUF2807 domain-containing protein translates to MRTPFLAFAATALVVAATALSGCAALDSGPAVTQEREISDVSVVELDSSGDLTVTLGATPSLTVTAGERIIDRLTAEVEDGVLRLGTDGEPMLGNGKIRYALTVSSLESLTVLGSGDASIDLSEANEPTITIGGSGDVDATGIDAGTASLIIDGSGAIDVRDAVVDELAVRIEGSGGVSISGTAGTQRVDINGDGGYEASGLLSTQAFVTIRGAGSADVTAERTLDAVIDGSGDISYGGDARVTEDVSGSGDVTRR, encoded by the coding sequence ATGCGCACTCCATTCCTCGCCTTCGCCGCCACCGCTCTCGTCGTCGCTGCGACGGCCCTCTCGGGATGCGCGGCGCTCGACTCCGGACCCGCGGTCACCCAAGAGCGGGAGATCTCGGATGTCAGCGTCGTGGAACTCGACAGCTCCGGCGATCTGACGGTCACGCTCGGCGCGACGCCGTCACTGACCGTGACCGCCGGCGAGCGGATCATCGATCGCCTCACGGCCGAAGTGGAGGACGGCGTCCTGCGCCTCGGCACGGACGGAGAGCCGATGCTGGGCAACGGGAAGATCCGTTACGCGCTCACGGTGAGTTCTCTCGAGTCGCTCACCGTCCTCGGGTCGGGCGATGCCTCGATCGACCTCTCGGAGGCGAACGAGCCGACGATCACGATCGGCGGCTCGGGTGATGTCGACGCCACCGGCATAGACGCCGGGACCGCCAGCCTCATCATCGACGGCTCCGGCGCCATCGATGTGCGCGACGCCGTGGTCGACGAGCTCGCCGTGCGGATCGAGGGGTCGGGCGGAGTCTCCATCTCCGGAACCGCCGGAACTCAACGAGTCGACATCAACGGCGACGGAGGCTATGAGGCGTCCGGGCTGCTCAGCACTCAGGCGTTCGTCACCATCCGTGGCGCGGGCAGCGCCGATGTGACCGCGGAGAGGACGCTCGACGCCGTCATCGACGGCAGCGGCGACATCTCCTACGGCGGCGATGCCCGCGTCACGGAGGACGTGTCGGGTTCCGGCGACGTCACCCGACGCTGA